In the genome of Ptychodera flava strain L36383 chromosome 13, AS_Pfla_20210202, whole genome shotgun sequence, one region contains:
- the LOC139147038 gene encoding D(1A) dopamine receptor-like has translation MTNDSTNHQVTYNCCNLTNSALSPDYAGAVLMLTLSCIIVWSNSLIAVAILSFRKLRGSNDYIFVLSLSVCDILVGLVYIPLEVVPDIVRPFPMICTLTRGTQVLLQTVNLLNVVIITLNKYIKIFHPFRYPFWVTKRTQYVAVALIWNFPVVWATYATVRSLQLEDLSTPKHCFQYKPPQEVTVSLIITGFLLPAVILIICNLRIALLVRKQHLRIASLQVSTSGRSPGSAPTTSQPLLTKKELRAVRLVTFIAITFLLFWCPVRIIFIVTSFCKDCIERTYHITVYAIRLCHLNSAINPLLYSLDRPLRIACKKLLKRQAGPLIVPE, from the coding sequence ATGACCAATGATTCGACAAACCACCAGGTCACTTACAACTGTTGTAACTTGACCAATTCAGCTTTGTCTCCTGATTACGCCGGCGCTGTCTTGATGTTGACCCTCTCTTGCATCATCGTTTGGAGCAACTCTCTGATAGctgtggccattttgagtttccGAAAACTGCGAGGCAGTAATGATTACATCTTCGTGCTATCCTTGAGTGTTTGCGATATCCTCGTCGGACTGGTCTACATTCCGTTAGAGGTTGTCCCAGACATTGTGCGACCATTCCCGATGATCTGCACTCTCACCAGAGGCACTCAAGTCCTTCTTCAAACTGTGAACCTCCTCAATGTCGTTATCATCACGCTCAATAAGTACATCAAGATTTTCCATCCATTTCGATACCCCTTCTGGGTAACTAAAAGGACTCAGTATGTGGCAGTTGCACTCATCTGGAATTTCCCGGTCGTATGGGCAACCTACGCCACGGTGCGAAGTTTACAGTTAGAAGATTTGAGCACGCCAAAGCACTGTTTTCAATACAAACCGCCACAAGAAGTCACCGTTTCTTTAATTATCACGGGTTTCTTACTGCCAGCCGTGATTCTTATTATCTGCAATCTGCGCATCGCTCTCTTGGTGAGGAAGCAACACCTACGTATCGCTTCGCTTCAGGTGTCGACATCGGGACGTTCACCTGGCTCTGCTCCAACGACCAGTCAACCCCTCCTCACAAAGAAAGAACTCAGAGCCGTGCGTTTGGTCACCTTCATAGCGATAACCTTTCTCCTCTTTTGGTGTCCCGTTCGTATAATCTTCATCGTGACTTCCTTCTGCAAAGACTGCATCGAACGCACCTATCATATCACTGTATATGCCATCAGGCTATGTCACCTGAACTCAGCAATCAACCCATTGCTCTACTCTTTGGATAGACCCCTAAGAATTGCCTGTAAAAAGCTATTGAAGCGACAGGCTGGACCGCTGATTGTGCCTGAATAA